CCTGTTGCTCTCACTTTTTGAACCCGTGAGGTTTATCGTAGCCTGGATATCTTTTTGTCCCTTAAAGGAAACAAGTGCATTCTTCTTCATTGGAGCATTTCGTGTTAATATTCTGTATTCAGAATTTTCGGTAGCTTTTCCTAATCTGCGACTAAGAAAAGCTTTTGAAAATTCAGCTGATTAATGTTTTGCAGCAGCGGCAGTAGCTTCAACGATTTCTTCTTCAGTTTTGCCTTCGTTCATGATTGCAGTTTGTTTTCTGATAGACTCACCGTGAACTAATTCTAAGAATTTCTCTGTAAAACCAAGGTCTAATTTAAGTGCTTTAGCAAAAGCAGTTCCTTTTTTAAGGATTTCATCCCAACGGTTAACTTGTAAGATGGTTACTTTGCTATCTCTTTTATACTGACCGATTTTTTCAACGATAGTCATACGCTCACTTAATTTCTGAAGTAAAACATCATCGATTTTATCGATTTGCTTACGTAATTCAGCTAATTTATCAGCAAAAGCTTCGTTGTTGGATTCTGGATCACGTAAACTTAATTTAGCGACCAGTTCTTCCAAAGCAGCAGGCGTAACTTGTTGTTTTGCATCAGTCCATGCTACAGAAGGGTCAATATGTGACTCAATCATTAATCCTTGCATATCGAGATCTAATGCTTTTTGAGAGATGTAAGGGATCAGTTCGCGATTTCCACAGATATGAGAAGGGTCATTGATAATTGGCAATTCAGGGCAAAGCGTTTTCAACTGAATCGCAAGTTCCCACATTGGTTCGTTACGGAAAGAGCTTTTCTCGTAAGAAGAGAAACCACGGTGAATTGCACCTAATTTAGTGATACCTGCATTGTTGATACGCTCTAAAGCACCAATCCATAAAGAGATATCAGGATTTACAGGGTTTTTAATTAATACAGGGATGTCAACACCTTTTAAAGCATCGGCAATTTCCTGTACTGTGAAAGGGTTAGCCGTTGATCTTGCGCCGATCCATAAGATATCTACGCCAGCTGCCAATGCTTCTTCCACATGTTTAGCGTTTGCTACTTCTACAGCTGTAGGTAATCCGGTTTCAGCTTTAGCTTTTTTCAACCATTCTAAACCGATACTTCCAATTCCTTCGAATTCTCCCGGACGGGTACGTGGTTTCCAGATACCAGCTCTTAATACAGACACTTTACCAGTTGCCGCTAATAAATGTGCAGTAGATAACAATTGATCTTCAGTTTCTGCACTACATGGTCCAGAGATGATAAGCGGCTCGTTTTTGACGTTGATCCAGCTCGATAATGGCTGAATGTTTAAGTTTAATTTCATGATGAGGGGGATTTAATGTGGTATGTGTTAAATATTTTAAATGCTGATTTGTGAGTTGTTAAACGATATCGTTCTTTAGATATTCGCCCATTATATTAAAGTTTACTGTGTATTTCAGTGCTTTACGGATAGCGACGTCATATTTTTCGCTGTCTGTCCATTCCATATCGACATAGAAATAATACTCACTCCTTTTACCTAAAACAGGCATAGACTGGATCTTGCTTAAATTCACACTTTGTTCTGCGAATATATTCAGCACTTTGGAAAGTGCCCCTACATGGTTACCAACCTGGAAACAGATGGAGGATTTATTAATTTCAGTCAAATCTTCAGTTTTATCGTTTTGAAGGATCAGGAAACGGGTGTAATTCTTTTTATTCGATTCAATTCTTCTTTCTATAATATTCAGGCCATAAAGTTCGGCAGCCAGTGTATTTGCAATCGCAACAGTATCAGTTAATTGCTCATCTCTGATTTTTTTGGCGCAAGCAGCTGTATCTACACTTTCCACTACTTTAAGGTGTGGAAATTCGTCAAAGAAATCAATGCACTGACGAATAGCAATAGGGTGAGAGGTTACGTATTTTACGTCTTCCAATTTCACTCCCGGCAGGGCCATTAAGTGCAGTTGTATCGGAAGGTAAACCTCTCCGGTCACTGCAAAATTATATTCTCTGATCAGCGTGTAGTTTGGTAAAAGGCTACCGGCGATAGAGTTTTCAATAGCCATCACTACATAGTCAACTTCCCGTGCTTCAAGCACTTCGCATGTTTGTTTAAAGGAATTGCATTCGACAGTTTTAATGTCATTACCAAAGAATTTGAAAGCAGCTTCTTCATGAAAGGAGGCTTTAATACCTTGTATTGCTACTCTTGTTACTTTTTTCATTTTTATAATCTCCTGCGTTAATTTTTGCTTTAAACAAAAAAAGTCCCGGCAGGATGCCGGGACTTTTCATATACAATTTATGTTGATTTTTTTGATTGCATATCAGTCCCGGCTCTTACTAAAATAGTAGAAGTAGCTAAACCAATATGTAGTGATGTTTCTCATTTTTTTCTTTGGTGGACTCTGAAAAAAGAATCCTTTATTTTTAATCTTTGTTTTTTCAAATGTAGCAACAAAATTTAATTTGTCAAATTTAATTTAAAAAAAATTATTAATGGTGTCCTAATGCTGTTGAATCGGCAATTTCTCCCGCTGCTCA
The sequence above is drawn from the Pedobacter cryoconitis genome and encodes:
- a CDS encoding chorismate mutase — encoded protein: MKLNLNIQPLSSWINVKNEPLIISGPCSAETEDQLLSTAHLLAATGKVSVLRAGIWKPRTRPGEFEGIGSIGLEWLKKAKAETGLPTAVEVANAKHVEEALAAGVDILWIGARSTANPFTVQEIADALKGVDIPVLIKNPVNPDISLWIGALERINNAGITKLGAIHRGFSSYEKSSFRNEPMWELAIQLKTLCPELPIINDPSHICGNRELIPYISQKALDLDMQGLMIESHIDPSVAWTDAKQQVTPAALEELVAKLSLRDPESNNEAFADKLAELRKQIDKIDDVLLQKLSERMTIVEKIGQYKRDSKVTILQVNRWDEILKKGTAFAKALKLDLGFTEKFLELVHGESIRKQTAIMNEGKTEEEIVEATAAAAKH
- a CDS encoding prephenate dehydratase, whose product is MKKVTRVAIQGIKASFHEEAAFKFFGNDIKTVECNSFKQTCEVLEAREVDYVVMAIENSIAGSLLPNYTLIREYNFAVTGEVYLPIQLHLMALPGVKLEDVKYVTSHPIAIRQCIDFFDEFPHLKVVESVDTAACAKKIRDEQLTDTVAIANTLAAELYGLNIIERRIESNKKNYTRFLILQNDKTEDLTEINKSSICFQVGNHVGALSKVLNIFAEQSVNLSKIQSMPVLGKRSEYYFYVDMEWTDSEKYDVAIRKALKYTVNFNIMGEYLKNDIV